One genomic segment of Rivularia sp. PCC 7116 includes these proteins:
- a CDS encoding HetP family heterocyst commitment protein, with amino-acid sequence MDKKQVEEVIKAILARKYSWACVLILRFHGYDPVDYIPYRTYIRLLKENYLVETKATKDTPKKAVAMRSFQANEMQFIKQEKG; translated from the coding sequence ATGGATAAGAAACAAGTTGAAGAAGTTATTAAAGCAATTCTAGCTCGAAAATATTCCTGGGCTTGTGTTTTAATACTGCGTTTTCATGGATACGATCCTGTTGATTATATACCTTATCGTACTTACATACGGTTACTTAAAGAAAATTATCTAGTAGAGACCAAAGCTACAAAAGATACTCCAAAAAAAGCAGTAGCTATGCGGTCTTTCCAAGCGAATGAAATGCAGTTCATCAAGCAAGAAAAGGGTTAA
- a CDS encoding DUF11 domain-containing protein, whose amino-acid sequence MRLKIKTWKFTKLLLSLLLPGIIVLEAMPVTADEINNTAVFGGDNIGSFNTNNTTFRAGEADLQITKTANKSAAEPGDTVIYRVAIRNTGAVSASNLTLNDTLPLGLRLAEKSVQGSLTDGSTTSEVEVSTTPAQNRTVAINYAGSIPPQGTLSVVYAVTVTPDGMRGSGRNLAVATTATLTSNTASHLLRIRPGILSDCATLIGRVFVDKNFDGEQQRGEPGVPNAVIFMDDGNRIITDANGMYSVANVISGNRTATLDYTSLPGYIQAPNLYKIKNNSQSRLVRLAPGSMARINFAVTPAFGEQKAGAKKIFAPKSSKGGR is encoded by the coding sequence ATGAGATTAAAAATAAAGACGTGGAAGTTTACTAAACTTCTGCTGTCATTATTGCTTCCTGGAATTATCGTCTTGGAAGCTATGCCCGTCACTGCCGATGAGATTAATAATACAGCAGTGTTTGGGGGTGACAATATCGGCTCTTTTAACACTAATAATACAACTTTTAGAGCGGGAGAAGCAGATTTACAAATAACTAAAACTGCTAATAAAAGTGCCGCAGAGCCTGGAGATACAGTAATTTACCGGGTTGCGATTCGCAATACTGGTGCAGTATCGGCTAGCAATTTAACTCTTAACGATACCCTTCCTTTAGGTTTGAGGTTAGCTGAAAAATCCGTACAAGGTTCTTTAACTGATGGAAGTACGACATCCGAAGTTGAAGTGTCAACCACTCCAGCCCAAAATCGCACGGTTGCAATTAATTATGCTGGTAGCATTCCACCTCAAGGAACTTTGAGTGTAGTTTACGCTGTAACGGTTACACCCGATGGGATGAGAGGCAGTGGAAGAAATTTGGCTGTGGCTACAACTGCAACTCTCACAAGTAATACAGCAAGCCATTTATTAAGAATTCGCCCCGGTATTCTTTCTGATTGCGCGACTTTAATTGGACGTGTTTTTGTTGATAAAAATTTTGATGGGGAACAGCAACGGGGAGAACCAGGAGTCCCGAATGCAGTAATTTTTATGGATGATGGCAACCGCATTATTACTGATGCGAATGGAATGTATTCGGTTGCTAACGTGATTTCGGGTAATCGTACTGCAACTTTGGATTACACAAGTTTACCAGGTTACATTCAAGCTCCCAATCTTTACAAAATCAAAAACAATAGTCAATCTCGCTTGGTACGTTTAGCACCTGGAAGTATGGCGAGAATTAATTTTGCCGTCACTCCAGCTTTTGGAGAGCAAAAAGCTGGTGCGAAGAAAATATTTGCACCAAAGTCTTCAAAGGGGGGACGTTAA
- a CDS encoding cytochrome b/b6 domain-containing protein, with translation MTSTSETSTRKFPVQSIAAKVFHWNNIISVFVMLTSGLQIYNANPVFGGRSSLHIPPIFTLGGWLAGGRHWHFAAMWLFSLNLLWYGIYVLITRRWLHRFASSKDLKALHKTKNSRRLIYAWHRIVYTSIIPILLLALFSGIGMYKPAQFSWIVSLFGSWQALRIVHFSSVPLVILFATFHSWLGMKAGGSELTESMFW, from the coding sequence ATGACTTCCACTTCTGAGACTTCGACAAGGAAGTTTCCAGTTCAATCTATAGCAGCCAAGGTTTTTCACTGGAATAATATTATAAGTGTGTTCGTCATGCTTACCAGCGGATTGCAAATTTACAACGCCAATCCAGTTTTCGGTGGACGCTCGTCTTTACATATTCCACCTATATTTACATTAGGGGGCTGGCTTGCAGGAGGTAGACATTGGCATTTTGCTGCAATGTGGCTGTTTTCGCTTAATCTTTTGTGGTATGGAATTTACGTTTTAATTACCCGTAGATGGTTGCACCGTTTTGCTAGTAGTAAAGATTTGAAAGCCCTCCATAAAACCAAAAATTCTCGACGTTTGATTTATGCTTGGCATCGTATAGTATACACAAGTATTATTCCTATTTTGTTGCTAGCCTTATTCTCTGGGATAGGAATGTATAAACCGGCTCAATTTTCTTGGATAGTCAGCTTATTTGGTAGTTGGCAAGCATTACGGATTGTTCACTTTTCCTCAGTACCATTAGTGATTTTGTTCGCGACTTTTCACTCTTGGTTGGGAATGAAAGCAGGTGGCTCCGAACTTACTGAATCGATGTTCTGGTAA
- a CDS encoding DUF655 domain-containing protein — MKLLYFFLLILPLTSCQQSKSNNQIKALPQDSSIQVYFNHSQTSEYRESYREKIRKGDDLEQIIIDAISQANSTIDIAVQELRLPLVAQALVKKQQAGIKVRIILENNYSRTWSDFTPQELTKLTKRERDKYQEFLKFADTDEDGKLSQEEINQRDALKIIKNAKIPLIDDTADGSKGSGLMHHKFIVIDNRFVIVTSANFTLSGIHGDYDNYDSLGNVNNLIKIDSVELADIFTNEFNIMWGDGVGGKFDSKFGLQKPRRDFQQVNFGNNKVTVSFSPTSPTKPWIHSSNGLIGKTLKSAVNSIDSALFVFSAQRLSNILETSHQKNVKIRTVIEPDFAYRFYSEGLDMMGLALSNKCKYELNNQPWENPINTIGIPLLTSGDLLHHKYAVIDKKIVITGSHNWTEAANIGNDETVLVIENPKVAAHYVREFERLYVNAEFDIPRRIEKKVKQQEKECGEIKAPSTFAEKVIVDINTATVEELVRLPGVGKKLAERIIKARGEKRFDSLEDLERVKGIGKKMLVKLEGRVSF, encoded by the coding sequence ATAAAATTACTATATTTCTTTTTACTGATATTACCCCTAACTTCTTGTCAGCAATCAAAGTCAAATAATCAAATAAAAGCACTTCCACAAGATTCATCAATACAAGTTTATTTTAATCATTCACAAACTTCTGAATATCGAGAATCTTACCGCGAAAAAATTCGCAAGGGAGATGATTTAGAACAAATAATTATTGATGCAATTTCTCAAGCTAATTCTACAATTGATATTGCGGTACAGGAATTACGTTTACCTTTGGTTGCTCAAGCATTAGTTAAAAAACAGCAAGCGGGAATTAAAGTTAGAATAATTCTAGAAAATAACTATAGTCGTACTTGGAGTGATTTTACACCGCAAGAATTAACAAAGTTAACCAAACGGGAAAGAGATAAATATCAGGAATTTCTCAAATTTGCAGATACTGACGAAGACGGTAAGCTTTCTCAAGAAGAAATTAATCAAAGAGATGCTTTAAAAATAATCAAAAATGCCAAAATTCCTTTAATTGATGATACCGCTGACGGCTCAAAAGGTAGCGGTTTAATGCATCATAAATTTATCGTTATTGATAATCGCTTTGTAATTGTAACTTCTGCTAATTTCACATTGTCCGGAATTCACGGCGATTATGATAATTACGATAGCTTGGGAAACGTTAATAATTTAATTAAAATCGATAGTGTTGAATTAGCAGATATTTTTACAAACGAATTTAACATCATGTGGGGTGATGGAGTCGGAGGTAAATTTGATAGTAAATTCGGTTTACAAAAACCTCGACGAGATTTTCAGCAAGTAAATTTTGGTAACAATAAGGTAACAGTAAGTTTTTCTCCCACTTCCCCTACAAAACCTTGGATTCACAGCAGTAATGGATTAATTGGTAAAACCTTAAAATCAGCAGTTAATTCTATAGATTCAGCATTGTTTGTATTTTCAGCCCAGCGTTTAAGTAATATTCTCGAAACAAGCCATCAAAAAAATGTGAAAATAAGAACCGTTATAGAACCAGACTTCGCTTATCGTTTCTACAGCGAAGGTTTGGATATGATGGGTCTTGCTTTGAGTAATAAATGTAAATACGAACTCAATAACCAACCTTGGGAAAACCCAATTAATACTATAGGAATTCCCTTATTAACGAGTGGTGATTTATTGCATCATAAATATGCTGTTATTGATAAAAAGATTGTAATTACTGGTTCTCATAATTGGACGGAAGCTGCAAATATTGGCAATGATGAAACGGTTTTGGTAATTGAAAATCCCAAAGTAGCGGCTCATTATGTAAGGGAGTTTGAAAGACTTTACGTTAATGCTGAATTTGATATACCTAGAAGGATTGAGAAGAAGGTTAAACAGCAAGAGAAGGAATGTGGGGAAATTAAAGCGCCTTCGACTTTTGCAGAAAAGGTAATTGTTGATATCAATACAGCTACGGTGGAAGAATTGGTAAGGCTTCCTGGGGTGGGTAAGAAGTTGGCGGAAAGGATTATTAAAGCGCGTGGGGAAAAGCGGTTTGATTCTTTGGAAGATTTGGAGAGAGTGAAGGGGATTGGGAAGAAGATGTTGGTGAAGTTGGAGGGGAGGGTGAGTTTTTGA
- a CDS encoding AAA-like domain-containing protein, producing MTTSNSNFYQIGASLPVDAPSYVQRQADEKFYQKLKAGKFCYVLNSRQMGKSSLRVQTMQRLQKQGTVCAAIDLTGIGKVSQEQWYGGIVYNLSESCQLEDKFDFDWQEWWQQHQAVLSPVQCLSLFIQKVLLDKIQQPIVIFVDEIDKVLSQDFSADDFFALIRFFQNQRVDNPIFQRLTFALLGVATPSDLITDKTQTPFNIGEAIELNGFQTDEVEPLIKGLEGKFNYPQRVIEEILHWTGGQPFLTQKLCKFMVEESEKNNPNSVKEVVKSRIIENWESQDDPEHLRTIRDRILSSEQRAGYLLELYKQIQLHGEIAAKKNVESSELRLSGLVVQRQNKLRVYNRVYQQVFSHNWVEVQLKNLRPYSEAFRAWVASGCTDKSRLLRGKALESAEKWAKDKDLSFQDKQFLAASREKEIAFSNKKAEYKRAEEDRRATEDRNKILSEANKKAVEDRDKILSEAQRFRISSIIAFSVAAISLFFTIILATQTHTYIKTVEELTKLAGELENEGSDSEAKELFSLAGQSVNIKDRKLKLAILNTGISYAYQKFENKDLKKAENYLKKIENISKARCDISKIKKYDAESQFCILFLKVSGNFFKENNKSEKAIEQYKSAFDILSDLKQKRKRGKTLVKVSPVFISQSKVNIISKQKIEDLHLELIRLISENNDKNSDGYETIKTQTKDSLGEYYLDELNNLLLNKKWQEADKRTHMLMLYIADKEIFLDTESIKTFSCESLRYINSLWEFHSKQHFGLSIQKKIWIDTRNRLAIKTWKNRDEENFIAFVTSIGWYEKEKENYFAYNQLVKKVEEDYQKTSAGIMPTLGFYSWVVDESGKMEKVKKDYLYFKRDRSFLFERLDKCNL from the coding sequence ATGACTACAAGCAATTCTAATTTTTATCAAATAGGTGCCAGCCTGCCAGTTGACGCTCCTAGTTACGTACAGCGACAAGCGGACGAAAAGTTTTATCAAAAATTGAAAGCTGGTAAATTTTGTTATGTGCTCAACTCCCGACAGATGGGTAAATCGAGTTTGCGCGTACAGACTATGCAACGCTTACAAAAACAAGGAACTGTCTGTGCTGCAATTGATTTGACGGGAATTGGCAAGGTAAGTCAAGAACAATGGTATGGGGGAATTGTTTACAATTTATCGGAAAGCTGTCAGTTAGAAGATAAATTCGATTTTGATTGGCAGGAATGGTGGCAACAACATCAAGCTGTTCTTTCACCAGTGCAATGTTTGAGTTTATTTATTCAAAAGGTTTTATTAGATAAGATTCAGCAACCAATAGTTATTTTCGTGGATGAAATTGATAAGGTGCTGAGTCAAGATTTTTCTGCGGATGACTTTTTCGCATTGATTCGCTTCTTCCAGAATCAGCGGGTTGATAATCCGATTTTTCAAAGGTTAACTTTTGCTTTATTAGGCGTAGCAACTCCTAGCGATCTAATTACGGATAAAACCCAAACTCCTTTTAATATTGGGGAAGCAATAGAATTAAATGGTTTTCAAACTGATGAAGTTGAACCCTTAATTAAGGGGTTAGAAGGTAAATTTAATTATCCTCAAAGGGTAATAGAAGAAATATTACATTGGACGGGAGGGCAACCATTTCTGACTCAAAAGCTATGCAAGTTTATGGTTGAGGAATCCGAGAAAAATAATCCCAATTCTGTAAAGGAGGTTGTGAAATCAAGGATTATTGAAAATTGGGAATCCCAAGACGATCCAGAGCATTTACGAACTATCAGGGATAGAATTCTGTCGTCGGAGCAGCGAGCCGGATATTTGTTGGAATTGTACAAGCAAATTCAACTTCATGGAGAGATTGCTGCTAAGAAAAATGTTGAATCAAGTGAATTACGATTATCTGGTTTAGTTGTTCAAAGACAAAATAAGTTAAGGGTTTATAATCGAGTTTATCAACAAGTCTTTAGTCATAATTGGGTTGAAGTTCAGTTAAAGAATTTGCGTCCATATTCGGAAGCTTTTCGTGCTTGGGTTGCTTCTGGATGTACTGATAAATCGCGACTTTTACGAGGAAAAGCTTTAGAAAGTGCAGAAAAATGGGCTAAAGATAAAGATTTAAGCTTTCAAGACAAACAATTTTTAGCAGCTAGTAGAGAGAAAGAGATAGCTTTCAGCAATAAAAAAGCAGAATATAAGAGGGCAGAGGAAGATAGAAGAGCTACAGAAGATAGAAATAAAATATTGAGTGAAGCTAATAAAAAAGCAGTAGAAGATAGAGATAAAATTTTGAGTGAAGCTCAACGCTTTCGTATTAGTTCAATAATTGCATTCTCGGTAGCAGCAATATCATTATTCTTTACAATAATATTAGCTACACAAACTCATACATATATTAAAACAGTAGAAGAATTAACTAAACTTGCAGGAGAACTTGAAAATGAAGGTTCTGATTCTGAAGCGAAAGAATTATTCTCGCTAGCTGGTCAATCTGTTAATATTAAAGACCGTAAGCTGAAACTTGCAATTCTTAATACCGGCATATCTTATGCTTACCAAAAATTTGAAAATAAAGATTTGAAAAAAGCAGAAAATTATCTTAAAAAAATTGAAAATATTAGTAAAGCTCGATGTGATATATCTAAGATAAAAAAATATGATGCTGAATCTCAATTTTGTATCTTATTCTTAAAAGTATCGGGTAATTTTTTCAAAGAAAATAATAAGTCTGAGAAAGCAATCGAACAATATAAATCAGCATTTGATATTCTTAGTGATCTCAAACAAAAACGTAAAAGAGGAAAGACTTTAGTTAAAGTGAGTCCTGTATTTATTTCACAATCAAAAGTCAATATTATATCAAAACAAAAGATAGAAGATCTACACTTAGAATTGATAAGATTAATCTCAGAAAATAACGATAAAAATAGCGATGGATATGAAACGATTAAGACTCAAACCAAGGATTCCTTAGGAGAATATTATCTTGATGAGCTTAATAACTTACTCTTAAATAAAAAATGGCAAGAAGCAGATAAAAGAACACATATGCTTATGCTGTACATTGCTGACAAAGAAATATTTTTAGATACAGAATCTATAAAAACATTTTCCTGCGAAAGCCTTCGATATATTAATTCTTTATGGGAATTTCACTCAAAGCAACACTTTGGTTTGAGCATACAAAAGAAAATCTGGATAGATACAAGAAATCGATTGGCTATTAAAACATGGAAAAACCGCGACGAAGAAAATTTTATTGCGTTTGTAACCAGTATAGGGTGGTATGAAAAAGAAAAAGAAAATTACTTTGCATATAATCAATTAGTAAAAAAAGTAGAAGAAGATTATCAAAAAACATCTGCTGGTATTATGCCAACTTTAGGTTTTTACAGTTGGGTTGTTGATGAGAGCGGAAAAATGGAAAAAGTTAAAAAAGATTATTTATATTTTAAGCGCGATCGTTCTTTTCTTTTTGAGCGGCTTGATAAATGTAATCTTTAG
- a CDS encoding IS5 family transposase (programmed frameshift), whose protein sequence is MYRKEEQSQVLSENFELPFEGKLSEDNRWVIMASLIPWLEFEDEYASIFSEEVGAPAKSFRMALGALIIKEKLGISDRETVEQIKENPYLQYFIGMSSYSQDTPFDASMLVHFRQRIGVELVNKINQTMVKKMLEDSSTNKKKELNEPTNRGKLILDATCAPSDISYPTDLGLLNQARKHTEKIIDFLYEQVKNQLDKKPRTYRKLARKNYLKVAKKRRPFQKERRKAVKKQLQYIKRNISHIKQLVYIGANLSKLSIRQYKILLVISEIYRQQLWLYENKKKSIDNRIVSLNQPHVRPILRGKAGKTVEFGAKLSASYFDGYIFLDRISWNNFNESTDLKIQIESFKKYTGYYPESVHIDKIYRTQKNRAWCKERGIRISGPPLGRPPANISKEKKKQAAHDEKIRSSIEGKFGQGKRRFSLNCVMTKLSHTSKTAIAITFLVMNLSTYISRLLRAFLCLFFRNLPFSRPGIKNYYSFFGFNKQKLIFSPSLNN, encoded by the exons ATGTACCGTAAAGAGGAGCAATCTCAAGTCTTATCAGAAAACTTTGAACTTCCTTTTGAGGGGAAGTTATCTGAAGATAATCGTTGGGTAATTATGGCTTCATTGATACCTTGGTTAGAGTTTGAAGACGAGTATGCTTCAATTTTTTCCGAAGAAGTAGGGGCACCAGCTAAATCTTTTCGTATGGCCCTAGGAGCGTTAATTATTAAAGAGAAACTGGGGATAAGTGATAGAGAGACAGTAGAACAAATTAAGGAAAATCCTTATCTACAGTATTTTATAGGAATGTCATCCTATAGTCAGGATACTCCATTTGATGCGTCAATGTTAGTTCACTTTCGTCAAAGAATAGGGGTAGAGCTAGTCAATAAAATTAATCAAACAATGGTAAAGAAGATGTTAGAAGATTCTTCT ACCAATAAAAAAAAAGAATTAAATGAACCAACGAATAGGGGGAAATTAATATTAGATGCAACTTGTGCGCCTAGTGATATTAGTTACCCCACAGACTTAGGGCTATTGAATCAAGCAAGAAAGCATACCGAAAAAATCATAGATTTTCTATATGAGCAAGTTAAAAATCAACTAGATAAAAAACCAAGAACTTATCGTAAACTTGCACGAAAAAATTACTTAAAAGTTGCTAAAAAACGTCGTCCATTTCAAAAAGAAAGAAGAAAAGCAGTAAAAAAACAACTTCAGTATATTAAAAGAAATATCTCTCACATTAAACAGCTAGTTTATATTGGAGCAAATCTATCTAAATTAAGTATTAGGCAATATAAAATATTGCTAGTAATTAGCGAAATTTATCGTCAGCAACTATGGCTATATGAAAATAAAAAGAAAAGTATAGATAACCGCATTGTAAGTTTAAATCAACCACATGTACGTCCAATTCTTCGCGGAAAAGCTGGTAAAACAGTAGAGTTTGGAGCAAAGTTATCAGCTAGCTATTTTGACGGATATATATTTTTAGACCGTATTAGTTGGAATAATTTTAATGAATCAACAGATTTAAAAATACAAATAGAATCATTTAAAAAATACACTGGTTACTACCCTGAATCGGTTCATATTGACAAAATTTATCGTACACAAAAAAATCGAGCTTGGTGTAAAGAAAGAGGTATTAGAATTAGTGGGCCGCCTTTGGGAAGACCACCTGCCAATATTAGTAAAGAGAAGAAGAAACAAGCTGCTCATGATGAGAAGATTCGTAGTTCTATTGAAGGTAAATTTGGACAAGGGAAGAGAAGATTTAGCCTTAATTGCGTGATGACTAAACTTTCTCATACCTCTAAAACTGCAATCGCAATTACTTTTTTAGTAATGAATCTTTCTACTTATATCTCACGTTTATTGAGAGCTTTTTTATGCCTATTTTTCAGGAATCTGCCTTTTTCACGACCTGGCATTAAAAATTATTATAGCTTTTTTGGTTTTAATAAACAAAAACTTATTTTTAGCCCTTCCTTGAATAATTAA
- a CDS encoding DUF11 domain-containing protein — MKSFKSNLIRSFTLLMTTCSYQGLLLIGGANFSPVAAQTTPLLCAAPGTDGDGINLTGVINTYYPGAGNVNAGATSIPVGTPNGAAPIQAGDLLLVIQMQGADIDSSNTDSYGDGVPGGSTPLRSFVAPPATGASGNLNNANFTAGNYEYVVASSAVAGGSVTIQGANGGGLINSYSNAPFGTQGQRTYQVIRVPQYTNATITPGLTASRWNGSTGGVLAYDVAENLNLASATIDISGRGFRGGGGRQLTGADRNVAPGLLETDFRSLSQFQANEPQLEGTNGSKGEGTAGTPRFMFNSTNTSLENSGVEGYPNGASGRGAPGNAGGGGTDGDPLGDFRFPNGENTGGGGGGNGGAGGLGGRSFSSEEFIGGFAGASFPSSSDRLVLGGGGGAGTTNDNRSDLPNGLSSSGAAGGGIALIRTGSVSGSGAINANGSSALDARTDGGGGGGAGGSVVVSAINNNLTGLTVTANGGSGGNALANDPHGPGGGGGGGVIFTSPGANVSANGGASGQTSDPLEPFGATAGSNGTTSTVGNINGASSGAECPLPQLTITKTTSTPGPIIKPGQATYTITVSNAADKLAATNVNISDPLPSGFTYDASVDPIITLNGGATRTITTNPSDGDNTANFGTFTIPGGGSVAVTFSTNINENTVNGVYNNPATATYTDASNTTKSVSYDPANPDEDVQVGSDVPTDPERLRGLKRITNVFRNGLPISGIDFNSFIDNPNDPIDNLPGWFQLSPVGVFDISPQLPLQSGDEVEYTMYFLADGNRPVENVRFCDPIPQGTSFVPDSFGSGSGISVNLSNTVTANTNNNDGDNGSFFAPGTQLPADNFCPNQDNPTGTVIGNLGTINHTLGNNFGFVRFRVQVD; from the coding sequence ATGAAATCATTTAAATCTAATCTTATTCGTAGCTTCACTTTATTAATGACCACCTGTAGCTATCAAGGTTTACTATTAATCGGTGGAGCAAACTTCTCTCCAGTTGCGGCACAAACCACACCGCTATTATGTGCTGCTCCCGGTACAGATGGAGACGGAATTAATTTAACTGGTGTAATCAATACTTATTATCCCGGTGCAGGAAATGTAAATGCTGGTGCGACTTCAATTCCCGTGGGGACTCCGAATGGTGCGGCACCAATTCAAGCTGGTGACTTGCTGTTGGTTATCCAAATGCAGGGAGCCGATATCGATTCGAGTAATACCGATTCTTATGGGGATGGTGTCCCTGGTGGTTCAACTCCTCTTAGATCCTTCGTAGCTCCACCAGCCACTGGTGCTAGCGGCAATCTCAATAACGCTAACTTCACAGCTGGTAATTATGAATACGTTGTTGCTTCCTCAGCAGTAGCTGGTGGTTCGGTAACAATTCAAGGAGCAAATGGAGGAGGATTAATTAATTCTTATAGTAATGCTCCCTTCGGTACTCAAGGACAAAGAACTTATCAAGTTATTCGCGTACCGCAATACACTAACGCTACTATTACACCAGGGCTGACAGCAAGTCGTTGGAATGGTTCAACTGGTGGTGTTTTAGCATACGATGTTGCCGAAAATTTAAACTTGGCTAGCGCCACCATAGATATTAGCGGCAGAGGTTTCCGTGGTGGTGGTGGACGACAGCTTACGGGAGCAGATCGAAATGTGGCTCCTGGTTTGCTGGAAACTGACTTCAGGAGTTTATCGCAATTCCAAGCCAATGAACCTCAACTTGAAGGTACTAACGGCTCTAAAGGTGAAGGTACTGCCGGTACGCCAAGGTTTATGTTTAACTCTACGAATACTAGTCTAGAAAACTCTGGAGTTGAAGGTTATCCCAACGGTGCATCAGGTCGTGGCGCTCCTGGAAACGCTGGAGGTGGAGGTACAGACGGCGATCCCCTCGGAGATTTTCGATTCCCTAATGGTGAAAACACCGGTGGTGGCGGTGGTGGAAACGGTGGAGCCGGTGGTTTAGGTGGCAGAAGTTTTAGTTCGGAGGAGTTTATCGGTGGTTTTGCTGGTGCGAGCTTTCCTTCTAGCAGCGATCGCCTGGTGTTAGGAGGAGGTGGTGGTGCGGGAACTACTAACGACAACAGAAGCGACCTTCCGAATGGTTTATCAAGTAGTGGTGCTGCAGGTGGCGGTATCGCATTGATTCGTACCGGTAGCGTCAGCGGTAGCGGCGCTATCAACGCTAATGGTAGTAGTGCTCTAGATGCCAGAACTGATGGTGGTGGTGGCGGTGGTGCTGGTGGTAGTGTAGTGGTATCCGCTATCAATAATAACCTTACAGGTCTTACAGTCACCGCTAATGGTGGTAGTGGTGGTAACGCATTAGCCAACGATCCTCACGGCCCTGGTGGTGGTGGTGGTGGTGGAGTTATCTTCACCAGCCCAGGTGCAAATGTCAGTGCGAATGGTGGTGCATCTGGTCAGACAAGCGACCCTTTGGAACCTTTTGGGGCAACCGCTGGTTCTAACGGTACTACTTCCACTGTTGGTAATATTAATGGTGCTAGTTCCGGTGCGGAATGTCCGCTACCACAATTAACTATTACTAAAACGACTTCTACACCAGGCCCAATTATCAAACCTGGGCAAGCTACATATACGATTACAGTTTCTAACGCTGCCGATAAATTGGCTGCAACCAATGTTAATATTTCTGACCCATTACCTAGTGGTTTTACTTACGATGCTTCGGTTGACCCAATAATTACTTTAAACGGAGGTGCAACTCGTACTATCACTACCAATCCATCCGATGGAGACAACACAGCTAATTTTGGAACTTTCACCATTCCTGGTGGTGGTAGTGTTGCAGTTACATTTTCAACCAATATTAACGAAAATACCGTTAATGGTGTTTACAATAACCCAGCTACTGCTACTTATACAGACGCTAGCAACACCACAAAAAGTGTAAGTTACGACCCAGCAAACCCTGATGAAGACGTACAGGTAGGAAGCGATGTACCTACCGATCCAGAACGTTTGCGGGGACTCAAAAGAATTACCAATGTATTCAGGAACGGGCTTCCTATCAGCGGAATTGATTTTAATTCCTTTATTGATAATCCTAATGACCCCATTGATAATTTACCCGGTTGGTTTCAACTTTCACCGGTAGGAGTATTTGATATTAGTCCGCAATTACCCTTACAAAGCGGTGATGAAGTTGAATACACGATGTATTTCCTTGCTGATGGAAATCGACCGGTAGAAAACGTCAGATTTTGCGATCCAATTCCTCAAGGAACTAGTTTTGTTCCCGATAGTTTTGGTTCCGGTAGCGGTATATCTGTAAATCTTTCAAATACAGTTACAGCAAATACTAATAATAATGATGGCGATAACGGTAGCTTTTTTGCTCCAGGAACTCAACTTCCCGCCGATAATTTCTGTCCCAATCAAGATAATCCGACTGGTACAGTGATTGGTAATCTCGGTACTATTAACCATACTCTTGGTAATAATTTTGGTTTTGTTCGGTTTCGAGTGCAAGTGGATTAA